Proteins encoded together in one Desulfovibrio sp. window:
- a CDS encoding DUF2029 domain-containing protein: MFKSEKFKFLVDRTVLRFQLDWRYSWSSRPARSILWSVLFCTLLLTGLVPWSFTYWVDIPQWTNPWRASDFVAMFAPGADYWPIYQASATLAAGQSLYSPTPDIPDDKKDPGAKPETGFSQYSYPPPLAYILLPLSRLPFPQSYNCIVTLNVIMTVLGIWFAARCLPWAWPAFFAGLVLYGQSSFMHFEIERGQTNGLTLLCISLMAYIYFRKKNSWLAGTLLALATLIKMTPLLLFFCFIVRRDTVAILSGIGTSLVVIFITGVWNWAYWISDVAPYWSRVSVGWGMDHSLNYLLTWFFLDSNDLKLVAFASMATLTILFAIFVMLNKQRDNYFFLELSILSIIMNLSLPWSANYKLLMLAFPLLSIFCIPYFKFLLSNHTIASIPFLTSLWLIVPVTSLQVIHFFTAILPAIFRGKRFTRLEFYNIISQRVLENNSIDSLFADRRCAVGLVLLLIALIALYAKTTFISRDRSLSLSQRSRRVMAQG; encoded by the coding sequence ATGTTTAAGAGCGAAAAATTTAAATTTCTTGTCGATCGGACAGTCCTCAGATTTCAATTGGATTGGCGCTATTCTTGGAGCAGTCGTCCAGCTCGGAGCATTTTATGGTCAGTGCTTTTTTGCACATTGCTACTAACAGGCTTGGTTCCCTGGTCATTCACCTACTGGGTTGATATCCCTCAATGGACCAACCCCTGGCGTGCTTCGGATTTTGTGGCGATGTTCGCCCCAGGTGCGGATTACTGGCCCATATACCAAGCTTCGGCAACTCTTGCGGCCGGGCAGTCCCTGTACAGTCCAACTCCAGATATTCCTGACGACAAAAAAGATCCGGGGGCCAAGCCGGAAACAGGGTTCAGTCAATATTCCTACCCCCCTCCTTTGGCTTACATACTACTGCCCCTGTCGCGTCTACCGTTTCCACAAAGCTATAATTGTATTGTCACATTAAACGTAATCATGACCGTACTGGGCATATGGTTTGCTGCGAGATGCCTGCCGTGGGCTTGGCCAGCCTTTTTTGCGGGACTAGTACTTTACGGGCAATCCAGCTTTATGCACTTTGAAATTGAAAGGGGACAGACAAACGGATTAACACTATTATGTATTTCTTTGATGGCTTACATATATTTTCGAAAGAAGAATTCGTGGCTAGCTGGGACGCTATTAGCCCTTGCCACTCTAATTAAAATGACCCCGCTGTTGTTGTTTTTCTGTTTTATTGTTCGCAGAGATACAGTGGCCATTCTGTCTGGTATTGGCACATCCTTGGTTGTAATATTTATTACTGGAGTCTGGAACTGGGCATACTGGATTTCCGATGTTGCTCCATACTGGTCCAGGGTTTCGGTGGGCTGGGGAATGGATCATAGCCTTAATTACCTGTTAACATGGTTTTTTCTTGATTCGAACGACCTCAAGTTGGTCGCATTCGCATCCATGGCAACCTTAACTATTTTGTTTGCTATTTTTGTCATGTTAAACAAGCAGCGAGACAATTACTTTTTCCTCGAGCTGTCAATTTTAAGCATCATTATGAACTTGAGTTTGCCATGGTCTGCGAATTATAAACTATTGATGCTTGCTTTTCCTCTGTTGTCAATCTTCTGCATACCGTATTTTAAATTTCTACTCAGCAACCATACTATTGCCTCTATCCCTTTTCTTACATCTCTATGGCTTATTGTCCCTGTCACATCTCTGCAAGTGATTCATTTTTTTACGGCGATTCTACCTGCAATATTTAGAGGGAAGCGCTTTACAAGGCTAGAGTTTTACAACATAATATCTCAGCGAGTGCTCGAAAACAACTCAATTGACTCGCTATTCGCCGATCGGCGTTGTGCGGTAGGGTTGGTTTTGCTGTTAATTGCTCTCATTGCTCTTTATGCAAAAACTACGTTTATATCGCGCGACCGTAGCCTGTCACTCAGTCAAAGGA